The Prionailurus bengalensis isolate Pbe53 chromosome E2, Fcat_Pben_1.1_paternal_pri, whole genome shotgun sequence region GGGAAGGATGCAGGCATTATTCAAACAATTACTCAAATAATTAGTTAATAATTAGTTAGGACTGTGACAGGAGGTGATGGCTTCAAGGGGCCAAGCCAGGAGCCTTGAGATGGAATGGCAGCTCCTGGCTTGGAAGGCCACCCAAAGGTCTGGACCCCTGAGCCGAGACCTGAGGAGGGAGGAGTCCTCGGGCACCTGGCACCACCCTTGGCCTGAAGGTGGGGTGGTTTCTCTCCTTTGGTGCCACTCCCAGGACTCGTGCCCTTGTCCTAAGCCCCTCCTGGGTACCACGCCCTGGGCTAGGAGCTCCACATGCATCATCTTGTGGAGCCCTCAGCAGCCTTATGAGGTAGGAACACTGTAATTACTCCAGTTTCATAGCTAAAACCCTGGGACTCTGAGACAGCAGGTCCTGCCCCAAAGACACCTGTGGTGCCTGAGTCAGGATCCGGATGCACATTGGCTGCCCTGTCCCCAGCATCCTGGACTTGAGGTTCTGGCAAACcatattcattattttagatCTGATGGTCTGCTTAAGagtcaactctttttttttttttttacttttttaaactttttttaaaacttatattatTGTCCTAAATGGAAAAGAGCACCCTTTGCTATAAATAAAAGGTAAGAGGAAAACATAAATCCTGCACAATGTAACGACAAAAACAATGTATTTATTGGGTTGGACCATCTGACATTGCGGGTAGTGGGCCTTTTTTGACCTTTCCCCAAACAACAATGGCAGATAAATGACCTGTGTCCACCAAGACTCCTGTCCCcaattttgagaaccactgagctaaTCCCATGGCTTATGTAGGTGGGGAAGCTGGCCCAGGGAGGAGAAGAGCCTACTGGCCACAGAGCTGGGGACctcctaataatttttttttaattttttttttttttttttgagagagagagagagagagagagaacatgagctggggaggggccgtgagggagagagagcgagcgagaaggagacacagagtatgaggcaagttccaggctctgagctctcactCAGTACAGaggccgacacagggctggaactcacgaaccgcaagatcatgacctgagctgaagtcggatgtttaactgactgagccccccgctaataattttttttaatgtttatttttgagagagagacagcatgagatggggagggcagagagagagacacagaaactgaagcaggctccaggctctgagctgtccacccagagcccaatgcagggctcacactcattaaccatgagatcaggggcgcctgggtggctcagtcggttaagcgtccgacttcggctcaggtcacgatctcgcggtccatgagttcgagccccgcgtcgggctctgggctgatgggtcggagcctggagcctgcttccgattctgtgtctccctctctctctgcccctcccccgttcatgctctgtctctctctgtctcaaaaataaataaaaaacatttttaaaaaatttaacaacaacaacaacaaaaaaccatgagatcatgatctgagccgaaatcaagagttagatgcttagctgactgagccacccagatacccctataGCTAATAATTAATAACAGTCCccacttactgagcacttgctcTATGCCAGGTGCCGTGCCCCATGAGAAAGCTAAGCCTGGCAACTGGTAGGGCATCACCCGGCCAGGAAGTGGCACATTTAGGATGGGACTTTCCCATTGTTGATTGCTATGTCTCCAATGCTgggcacagtgcctagcacacaacACTTATtaactgaacacctactatgtgccagacactgtgcttgGTCCCGGGGATATAGCTCTGAATAAAGCAGTTAAGGTGCCTGTTATCAATGGACCTTATAGTCAAattgcagagattaaaaaaaaaaaacccacataaatataaacaaatagagaaatgaaTAGTGATGATGGCTCTGATGGGAATCAACTGGGTGAATGTAATAGGGTGTGACTGGGGGGCTAGGAAGGGCAATATTAGACCAGGTGGCCAGAAATCTGGGATGGCCTCCGAGGAGGTAATGTTTGAACTGAACTGAGCTCTCAGAGTCAAGAAGGACACAGACATGTAGCCTGTAGATTCTGAGTTCCATCAAGtagaatatttcatatatgtgaTGTCCTATATATGCCCTGTCCACTATGGTAGACACTGGCCATGTGGGGCTCTTGAGCATTTCAACTGTAACGGGTGTGGTTGAAGAAttgaatgtatttcattttaatgaatctAAATGTAAATATCCACACGTGGCTGGCAGCTACCATATTGAACAGCACAGGTCTAGAGAAAGAACTGTCCAGAATGAAGCAGCAGCAAGTTCAGAGGGTATTGTGTGTCTGGAGAATGGGTCCACAAGTCTGGAACAGAGTGTGTGAAGAGGAAAGATGGGAGATGGGGCCAAAGAGGCTGGTAAGAGTCAGATGATACAGAGTCCTGCAAACTTTGAATTTGAAAGTGGTTAGGCTATGGGTTTTATTTAAAGTCATAGAGGCACCTGGTAAATAACGTgttgaaaggatggatggatggatggatgggtacaTACTTACTGCCTAGGTAGATCTATAGGTCAGTCTCCATGGTGGGATGGGAAGACGCAGGTAGGGAGAAAGTCAGGCTTGTTCCATGAACTCTGTGAGCCCCCAGTGGAGTTAGCACTTATACAGAAAAGGACATCATCACCTCTTTGTCCTGACTCCTCTCCACTCCATGGAAGATGGCAACTCCCAGAGGCCAACAAATGAATCATCAATTCCTGGTCACCCAGAGCAAAATTCTGACCCTCTCCCCAAGCCCAAGGCCTCCTTGTCCCCCTGGACCCCAATTCcctaacattttctcttcttcaccaGGTATCTCTCAGGAGTATCCCAAGATTCTCAACGGCACTAATGGGACCAGCGGGTTTCTCCCGGGGGGCTACACCTGCCGCCCCCACTCTCAGCCCTGGCAGGCAGCCCTACTGGTGCAAAAGCGGCTGCTCTGTGGGGGAGTCCTTGTCGACCCCAAATGGGTCCTCACTGCAGCACACTGTCTGAAGGAGTATGTGGGGGTCAGGGGCGCATGAGGGTAGGGATGAGAACAGGACTGGGATGGTGAGGGGGTGGGTGGATGTGGATTGAGGATGAAGTCAGAGTTAGGGTTGGGGTTTGGGACTGGAAATGAAGTCCAGAAAGAGGATTTGAATGGGACTGGAGTTGAGGATGTGGAAGGAGATGTTtggagaggaggaaggtggtGGAGACGGGCTTAACCTCTCTAATCACCCCCTTCCTGCACCCACAGAGGGTACAGAGTTTACCTGGGCAAGCATGCCCTGGGGCGTGTGGAGGCCGGAGAGCAGGTGAGGGAGGTAGTCCGCTCTATCCCCCACCCTCAATACCAGATCAGCCCCACCCACCTGAAGCATGACCACGACATCATGCTTCTGGAGCTGCATTCACCGGTCCAGCTCACGAACCACATCCGTGTTGTGCCCCTCTCCCAAGACTGCCTCCCTGCTGGCACCTGCTGTCGGGTGTCTGGCTGGGGCACCACCACCAGCCCCCAGGGTATGCACCCTCAACAGGTGTCAGTGGCTGGGTAAACTGGGgcagaaaagggagggaaggttGGAGGAggattcctttatatatataaaacaatacatGTATAgtaatatgatatataatatatgttatatatcctttatatgaatacatatacatttataaataagttaacatgttatatatatatctcctttaCACAAATGTCCATTTATAAATATAGAGTTATATGTTACATATGTCATAGATTATATAGTTGTATAtccttatataaatatatatacatttataaatatgtataaagttATGTTACATAtcctttatataaatatacatgaagttatatattttatagaatgttaCAGATCAGATATATAAACTTCTATGtcctttatataaatatataaattaataaaaacatagatattgtaatatgtgttatatattacatgtctgatatatttatataaatacaacacATTACACGTTTGTATCCAAATATGAAAATGATCAtgtaggttgatttttttttttaggtcataaGTTctatatttatgtacttatttaaatACGTTTACATATAAACTATGTATTAGACAAATTAtacctaaatatatttaaataaattgtcaCTTAATGCATTTGATATATTGGCAGGTATGTACTTGTTAAATGTAAGGACATGTAGGTGTATCCTTTGTGTTTAAGTTACATGTGCATGAATATTAAACTGATCTTCATAGCATCAAGGGCCCTTTGCATCTCCTTAGCGGTGCCCTGGCTTCTTCCCcgtctcctttccctctttctccccgaTCTGTCATCTTTCTCCGCACGGCTTTCCGTCCCCTTGTTTCCTCACCCCCAATCTTCTGTCTCTCAGCACATGTCACtatccctcttctcctctcccttttatGTCTCTTCCCACTTTCCTGCATTCTCGAATCTTCCCCTCTTGTTGgcctccacctcccctgccccatttCTCTCCACACCTGTCTCCTCCATCCCTTACCCCACGTACATATCCCATCTGTTCCCCATCTTCCTCTTTGCATCCATTTTCTACCGACTCTCCTGTTTAACTCCCACCCTGTAGCCTGGCTGAGACAGACATCCTTagaccttcctctctctccttcccagtgAGTTACCCCCCAACCTTACAATGTGCCAACATCCAGCTTCGCTCAGATGAGGAGTGTCATCAGGTCTACCCGGGGAAGATCACACCCAACATGCTGTGTGCCGGCACAGAAGAGGGTGGCAAGGACTCCTGTGAGGTGAGAACGGCATGGGGCAAGGGGGCGGGGAGGTTGCCATGGGCCAAGATGGGAAGCCAGAATGAAGGCAGGGACAGCTTCGGGGGGTAGAGCTTCATTTTAGCCTTGGGGGAACCAGTGTTTTAAGAGGACATGTCCCCTAGCATAGAGGGTCGAGATAAAAAGAGAAGTACCCGTGACTGGAGACTATAATTCATCTTAAGCCTCGGCTTTGACTGGCATTGGCTGCCCAGATCCCTGTGTTGAGATGCATAAAGGTTGGTGTTGTTTCAGTTGCGAGAGAAACCCAACTCAAACCAGCTTAAAAGCAAGACACACTGGCTTTTGTAACCGCAAAGTCCAGGGGTGTCTTGCTTCAGGCACGGATGGATCCAGGTGCACAAATAATGTGTTTAAAATGCTGtctcttttcatttcagctcttctctcttctgtttttgtcttcatcCTCAGTTAAGCTTTTCCCAGCAGCTTTGGGCTCACATCTCACCCTCCTAAGCAACTCGATCAGAAAAAGTTTTCCAAGTGTTTACCTaaacatccttttttaaaatgtttatctatttttgagagagaaacagagcatgagtgggggagggtcagagagagagggagacacagaatccaaagcgggctccaggctccaagctgtcagcacagagcccgacgtggggctcgaacccacaaaccatgagatcatgatctgagccgaagtcagacgtttaactgactgagccaccccggcgcccctgttTACATAAACATCTTGAGCATGATTCTCACTAGGCTGACTTAAGTCATGTGTGCTGAGCCTTCACTCTGACCAGAGCTGTGGGATTCTCTGATGGACCCCAGTCTGTTACGTGACTGACTGtgtgggccagggaggggctgtTCCCCGAAAGAGAAAATCAGGGGGCAGTTATCAAAATGGGAGGAAATGGGTACCACCTGGGCAAAAACCTCCACTAAgcacaaaaaagcaaaacttatATCCGGTAGAGGAGGCTTCTGAGATTGAGTTTTGGTTTGGTGGGAAAGATGGCGTGTGCCTTGATTGATCAATGAGGAGTGTCTTGGGTCCAGTAGGGAGAAGGGAGAGTACACGCTCTACGTAACCATATCCAGATGTGGGTGAGTTTGCCCAATAGTGAGATGGCACCAAGGAAAGGAGCCATAAAGCCACAGCAGGGTTGGGGGGCAGCACGGTGTGTGGGGGGGCACAAGGTGGGGTTGTTAGCAGAGAAACAAGGATGGGTTTTGAGGTAAGGTGTAACCACCCTAACAAGACtgaagagcagagaaaaatgtGGAGAGAGAAGTCTCTCTCTTGTTCTTGGTCTCAGGGTCCATCTAGCTCCAcctttctctttgtgtctcttttgctgtcactctcctctctgtcttctcgtcttcctgtttctctctaGCCTTGTCTGTGCCCTGTCTCTCGTTAtctctgctctgtgtgtgtgtccatctttcactctctctcataTGTCCCCACCTGTGCCTTTGTTTGCCTCCACCAAGtaccccccttctctctcttcccccccctcaGGGCGACTCCGGGGGCCCCCTGATCTGTAATGGAACACTCCATGGCATCATCTCCTGGGGAGACTTCCCATGCGGGCAGCCCAACCGGCCTGGTGTCTATACTCGAGTCTCTCAATATGTTGTGTGGATCCAAGAAACGATTCAAAAACACAGAACCCAAGAGTGGAAACGGACGAAGGGGAAGGGCCCACAGTAAAAGCTGAGTTGGTTCAcctgccttcttcctccctccctccctccctccctccgcacCCTCCTCACTCCATTGGCCcagcccttctctgcccctcccaaagtTCCACTTGAACCAGTGATCCGTATTCTCAGAACCTCTGATCCCAGCCGACATTTCGTGTTTCAGAAGCATTCAGTCACTTCGGATATCATGGTCTCCCACATACTGCATCCTGAAATACCTCAGTACCCTCAACATCCCAACCCAATGTTCCAGGACTCCCACTGTTTCAACAGAATCCCAGATAGCCATCTGAATGTTCTGTCTGTGGAATACCCTTAAATACATTCATTGACTCATCTCAACAATACTCTATGTCCCATGAATGGAACTTCCTTGATATCGTGCCAAACCCCTTCACGTATTTCCTGACTACCAACATTCTAGACACTTCTGTGTTTGGTGCCCAAGTAGGTTCTAGACTCCTGCGACATTTCATCTTGAAAAtactctcttggggcacctgggtggctaggtcagttaagcgccccactttggctcaggtcacgatctcacggtccgtgggttcgaaccccgcgtggggctctgtgctgacagcctggagcctggaagctgcttcggattctgtgtctccctctctctgcccctcccctgcttgcactctgtctctctctctccctcaaaaataaacattttttaaaaatttttaaaaaaagaaaatattctcttgGACTCAGAATCTTCTGCCCCAACAATTTTCTAGGCACATCTGAATGATTAATCATAGCACAGCTAATATTGGATCCTCATAATGGTTCGTTCTCACCTAGTTTTGGGTCTCCCAAATGTCCCATCCCTACCTACATCCCATATTTTGCCAGTATCCCCTGTCTCTGAATCCCCTTGCTCACGAAACATCAACAGCACACTAGACTAGAGTTTTGGGGTTCAGGGTCCTGAGGGGCTTCCACACCTGGACCCTGTTTTCTGCCAGGTATCGTCCTTTCATCTCCCCCACAAGCATCTTCACCCTCAGTGACCCCAATACGCAGTGGTTAAATGCCCAAGTCACTGAGTCCCTGATTTGAGCAAGTCTTGAAACTCACTGCCTCTCTGTTCTTTTGTCTGTAAATGGGGCTTCTCATTTTTCCTCCTAACATTGTTATTATAAACTTCAAGCACTTCCACTATGATTCTTTGCCTGGTTCCCTATCAAATATCACCTTAGGGTGTCAACAACCCCCAGATTTGCAGGGTCCAAAAACTGTTGCATTTGGGGCTCCTGGCCGGCTCCAGttagcagagcatgtgactcttaatctcagggtcctgagttcaagccccacattgggtgtcgAGCTTactgaaaacaacaacagcaacgaCAGAAAAGTGTTGCATTCCGGGACTTTTTTCAGCATTTTTCCAGTGCTGACCATGTGCAGGCATTCTCTTGGGTGTTGGTAaatacagctttatttatttaacacataCTGGTACTTCTCAGAAGCCAGGCACTGTTGCAGACATAGCTGATAAAGCAGTGAGTTAGGTAAAACTTCTGCCCTGTAGAGCTTGCATTCTTTGCAGAGAGACTAAATAAATAGGGAGATAGATGGACAAGTGGCAACGTAAACCATGGCAAAAATGAAgcagagatggggtgcctgggtggctcagttggttgagcgtccaacttcagctcaggtcacgatctcgcggtatgtgagttcgagccccatgtcgggctctgtgctgactgctcagagcctggagcctgcttcagattctgtgtctccctatctctctgaccctcccccgttcatgctctgtctctctctgtctcaaaaataaataaacgttaaaaaaaatttttttgtttaaaatgaagcAGAGATGAAGGATAGGGAATGTTGGCGTCGGGAGAGTGAGTGGagttgctattttattattttttaatgtaagctctgtgcccaacatggggcttgaacttccaaccctgagatcaagagttacaggCTCTGCTgtctgaaccagccaggcaccccagagtcgCTGTTTTAAATcgtctgggggcacctgcgtagctggttaagaatctgactcttgatctcggctcagctTATGGTCtcgtgctttgtgagtttgagccccatgtagggctcttccctggcagtgtagagcctgcttgggattctctctcccctctcattctcccccttccccgcaTGCACAcagactctctcccactctcaaaataaagaaataaactttaaaaaaataagatggtcTGGGGAATGAtggtgacattaaaaaaaaaaaaaagcaaacaggggcactgggtggctcagtcagttgagtgtccaacttcggctcaggtcacgatctcacagtctgtgagtttgagccccgcgtcggactctgctgacagctcagagcctagagcctgcttcagattctgtgtctccctctctctctgcccttcccccactcatgctctgtctctctctctgtcgaaaataaataaacattaaaacaatatttaaaaaaaaaacaatgaaaggatggaaagagagaacCAGGTGCATATCTGGGCAGCAGCGCCCCATGCAaagacagcaagtgcaaaggccctgaggcaggagctggCCAGATGCATCTGAAGATTGGGAAGATAGTGAAGAGGTTGGTGTGGAAGTGACTGCCCTTCAATAGCTTAGGCAGGAGGTGATGTTCTCAGGGGAGTTTGGGGTCAGATTCTGGATCTGCTTGAAGAGATTGTTGGACAGTGCCTGTTGACATCAGATGAAGGGtgtgagagaaaagacagagaaggacaacCTCAACGCTTTGGCTTGAGCAACCATTTACTAAATGGAACTGCCATTTACTAAAATTGGGGAAACTCTGGGAGGGATAGATTTGCAGGGAAATACTGGGAATTTTTGTTTTGAACTGTTTATTAGGCACCAAAGTGGCAATAAACTCCTCCCTCAAGGGGATTTACTGAAAATTAACCAATACACTAAACTAAGTAACTGCAAATTGTGATGACTTCTATGTGATAATAAATGTAATCTGTGAAGGATCTAAACGGAGTTTTGTGTTAGAGAATTAGAGGGGAAGCTGTTTTCCACAGGTAGTCAGGAAgcacttcctggaggaggctgcATTGACTAAAGACCCCAAAGGTTAGAGGAAGCCGCTTTTGCAAAGAACACTGCTAATATCTCTGAAAGAGGGAGTCATCATATTTCAGAGTCCACCGTCCCTGGTTCCTACAGGGGAGCCTACAGGTTAGAGTTTAAAAGCACagaggatgggggcacctggctggctcagtcagtggatcatgtgactcttgatcttggggtcgtgggttcaagccccgtattgggtgtagagattgcttaaaaataaacataaataaaagcaaggagGGTAGAGTCTGAAGGACCTGGTTTTGGATGGAAGAATCTTTATCTTTTGGGaggctctgtttcctcatctggtaCTAACAGGACCTACTGCTCAGCGTTGTTAGAAGGAAGACCGGCATTTAAAGTCTGCACCCGGAAACTTCTCAATCAGTGGAGAAGCAACATGATGCGATAGCTAAGAAGGTAGTTTCTGAGGCCAGGCTGCCCGGGTGTggcttccagctctgccacttatttaaaagaattttttttaacgtttgtttatttttgagagagacagagacagagtgcgagcagagagagagggagacacagaatccgaagcaggatcatgacctgagccgaagtcggctgcttaaccgactgagccacccaggcgccccggattagGAATCTGTAAAGTGAAGTAACCCATCTACTGGCAGGGATGCAGACACAATGGAACCCAGGTGCACAGCTGGGACCCTAGGACCCAGCAGTTCCACGCCTGACATCTATCCTAGGGCAATGATCATGCAGGTCACAAAGAGGCAAGTATGGAAGGGTCTGTCAATCACTTATTTGTTGTGCTGCAAAATTAGAGGAAAACTGGGCACCCACTaatgagggtgggggtgggtgttaGGATGCGGTGGAGAGCACCATAGAGGACCACACAGCACATACAAGCAACAGGCTAGAGGCACACATGAACGGAATCTCAAAGGTGCGGTGCTACCAACGTCAATGGTTAAAAAGACTGACACTATTAAgcattggcaaagatgtggggcTCTGGAACACTTATACGCTGCTGATGGCAATGCAGAGCGgtacaaccactttagaaaacatttgGCAATTTCCTTCAGAATCCAACACACATTGTACGATCTTACAGTGCCACTCCTAGGTGTCTgcctaagagaaaggaaaacatgccCACACAAATGATGTGGACGTGAATGTGTGCAGCAACATTATTTGGGATAGCCAGAAGCTGGAAGCAAACCCAGATATGTAACGACTTGCAAATGGATGAAAGCTGTAACACGTCCACACTGTGGGATACTGCACAGCAATAAGAGGCAATGAACTATTGAGAGAAAAATGCAAAAGCGTGGGTGATTCTGAAATGCTATTATGCTAGCGAGAGAAGCTAAACATTTACATGATATTCTAAAAAGGCAAAACTCTAGGCAGAATGGAGATCAGTGGTagcctggggcagagggaaggagggagagcttTGGCAGAAAGATTGCACGGCAGTTTAAGAATGGGTGGCTGGAAGGTGGGAGGTACTTGTTTTAGGTTTTGATTTATGGTGGAGGTTACAGGATTGTATCCAGTTTCCAAACTTCATCAAATCGAACACctaaaatgaatggattttaatttatgtaagTGATACCTTCTTTAAGAATGAAAGAAGCAtagttagggcacctgggtggctccctcagttaagcgtcgatttcggctcaggtcatgatctcgcggttcatgagttcgagccccgcgtcgggctctgtgctgacagctcagagcctggagcctgcttcggattctgtgtctccctctttccctgcccctcccccactt contains the following coding sequences:
- the KLK13 gene encoding kallikrein-13 isoform X1 gives rise to the protein MATPRGQQMNHQFLVTQSKILTLSPSPRPPCPPGPQFPNIFSSSPGISQEYPKILNGTNGTSGFLPGGYTCRPHSQPWQAALLVQKRLLCGGVLVDPKWVLTAAHCLKEGYRVYLGKHALGRVEAGEQVREVVRSIPHPQYQISPTHLKHDHDIMLLELHSPVQLTNHIRVVPLSQDCLPAGTCCRVSGWGTTTSPQVSYPPTLQCANIQLRSDEECHQVYPGKITPNMLCAGTEEGGKDSCEGDSGGPLICNGTLHGIISWGDFPCGQPNRPGVYTRVSQYVVWIQETIQKHRTQEWKRTKGKGPQ
- the KLK13 gene encoding kallikrein-13 isoform X2; protein product: MWPLAAVIAFLTVALSGGISQEYPKILNGTNGTSGFLPGGYTCRPHSQPWQAALLVQKRLLCGGVLVDPKWVLTAAHCLKEGYRVYLGKHALGRVEAGEQVREVVRSIPHPQYQISPTHLKHDHDIMLLELHSPVQLTNHIRVVPLSQDCLPAGTCCRVSGWGTTTSPQVSYPPTLQCANIQLRSDEECHQVYPGKITPNMLCAGTEEGGKDSCEGDSGGPLICNGTLHGIISWGDFPCGQPNRPGVYTRVSQYVVWIQETIQKHRTQEWKRTKGKGPQ